Proteins encoded within one genomic window of Enterococcus haemoperoxidus ATCC BAA-382:
- a CDS encoding helix-turn-helix domain-containing protein encodes MNIGKKLRDARLQQNMSIDELQQITKTQKRYLIAIEENDFDSMPGTFYVRAFIRQYASAVGLDGNELVEIYDGIDEPEDIETAVQYETLDESRTQMYDEHSSAKRFMRSLPAVIFSLIGLAIAIVVFYITWQDRQTTPIIQPPASEIIRESDSSASSSSESSQAPASSSTESSTSSSSEPKAPTEVKFDSESGTTVNMSAVNVANPAKLEFSAVTGPCWVGVYIATAANNDNGYFYQETIQPGQPKTVEVPAGTTQMVISLGASEYMEFKLDGQKAEFNPNNTGIGPRNINMNVAYAQTEQPQQSQQPQ; translated from the coding sequence GTGAATATAGGAAAAAAATTAAGAGATGCACGACTGCAGCAAAATATGTCAATAGATGAACTGCAGCAAATTACCAAAACACAAAAACGCTATTTGATAGCAATCGAAGAAAATGATTTTGACTCTATGCCCGGAACTTTTTATGTGCGTGCATTTATTCGCCAGTATGCAAGTGCAGTCGGATTAGATGGCAATGAATTAGTAGAAATTTATGATGGAATAGATGAACCAGAAGATATCGAAACAGCGGTCCAATACGAAACATTAGATGAGTCAAGGACGCAAATGTATGATGAACATAGCTCAGCTAAACGTTTTATGCGTAGTTTACCTGCAGTTATATTTTCACTGATTGGATTAGCAATCGCAATTGTTGTTTTTTATATTACATGGCAGGATCGTCAAACAACACCTATCATTCAGCCGCCAGCTTCTGAGATCATAAGAGAATCTGATTCAAGCGCAAGTTCAAGTTCTGAATCAAGTCAAGCGCCTGCATCAAGTAGTACAGAATCTTCGACGAGTTCTTCGTCAGAACCAAAAGCACCAACAGAAGTAAAATTCGATAGTGAATCTGGTACAACTGTCAATATGAGTGCAGTCAATGTAGCAAATCCAGCGAAACTTGAGTTTAGTGCTGTGACAGGACCTTGTTGGGTCGGTGTTTACATTGCGACTGCGGCAAACAATGACAATGGTTATTTCTATCAAGAAACAATTCAGCCAGGTCAGCCTAAAACAGTTGAAGTACCAGCAGGCACAACTCAAATGGTCATAAGTTTAGGTGCATCTGAGTATATGGAGTTCAAATTAGATGGACAAAAAGCAGAATTCAATCCGAATAATACTGGAATTGGACCAAGAAATATCAATATGAATGTAGCTTATGCACAAACAGAACAACCACAGCAGTCTCAACAACCGCAATAA